A window of Acinetobacter sp. TR3 contains these coding sequences:
- a CDS encoding LysE family translocator gives MLGAISPGPTFIYVAKNSIAISRKHGLFTALGTGTGAALFGLLAVMGLQAILLAVPSAYIALKVFGGLYLLWLAFKIIKHAKEPMEAMNGTVKTMSYAQAFRLGLITQLSNPKIAIILASIFTALLPKEIPTYFYVVLPMLCFFIDAGWYSLVAVALSAEKPRRVYLKFKKVFDRVAGGVMTLLGLKLIFGMK, from the coding sequence ATGTTGGGGGCAATTAGTCCCGGTCCTACATTTATTTATGTTGCCAAAAACTCAATTGCGATTTCACGTAAACATGGCTTATTTACTGCGCTTGGTACAGGCACGGGGGCAGCATTATTTGGTTTGCTTGCAGTGATGGGGCTACAAGCAATTTTGTTGGCTGTGCCTTCTGCCTATATCGCTTTGAAAGTTTTTGGTGGTCTGTACTTACTTTGGCTGGCGTTTAAAATCATTAAACATGCTAAAGAACCCATGGAAGCCATGAATGGTACTGTGAAGACCATGAGCTATGCACAGGCTTTTCGTTTAGGGCTGATTACCCAGCTTAGTAATCCGAAAATAGCGATTATCCTTGCCAGTATTTTTACTGCGTTATTACCGAAAGAAATCCCAACATATTTTTATGTGGTATTGCCGATGCTGTGCTTCTTTATTGATGCCGGTTGGTATTCTCTGGTTGCGGTGGCATTGTCTGCGGAAAAACCACGCCGTGTATATTTAAAGTTTAAGAAAGTATTTGATCGTGTTGCAGGTGGGGTAATGACCTTGCTTGGGTTGAAGTTGATCTTTGGGATGAAGTGA
- a CDS encoding MBL fold metallo-hydrolase, producing the protein MKKTALLLSASFLSSLPFLIHAETSKTLPVIEQQKQVAGYYQHQVGDVQITALLDGTNFMSPNLFKDISQQQVQQILKKYYADQDKGVQTSINAFLVNTGKSLVLVDSGAASCFGPHLGSILKNLVASGYKPEQVDTILLTHLHPDHVCGISKDGVVNFPNATVYVSNDEANYWLDPKQAAKLPKEKQANYLGTVEKIKEAIAPYQTKQRFKTYKLGDEIQGFKVINTAGHTPGHFSYELKTNGESVVFIGDIVHSHTVQFDKPETAIEYDIDPKKAVQTRLKQFANFAKNGQTIAAPHLPFPGIGHIYSADGKSYQWIPVHFKD; encoded by the coding sequence ATGAAAAAAACAGCCCTACTCCTTTCAGCATCATTCTTAAGCAGCCTTCCATTCCTTATCCATGCAGAAACAAGCAAAACCCTGCCAGTCATTGAACAACAAAAACAGGTTGCAGGCTACTATCAACACCAAGTGGGTGATGTACAAATCACTGCATTATTGGATGGCACCAACTTTATGTCGCCAAACTTATTTAAAGATATTTCTCAACAACAAGTGCAACAAATTTTGAAGAAATACTATGCAGATCAAGATAAAGGCGTACAAACCTCTATCAATGCGTTCCTCGTCAATACAGGAAAATCACTGGTACTAGTCGATAGCGGTGCAGCCAGTTGTTTTGGCCCACATTTAGGCTCCATTCTAAAAAATCTGGTTGCTTCGGGCTACAAACCTGAACAGGTCGATACCATTTTACTTACGCATTTACACCCTGACCATGTTTGCGGTATCAGTAAAGATGGCGTTGTCAATTTTCCTAATGCAACCGTATACGTATCGAATGATGAAGCCAATTATTGGCTAGATCCCAAACAAGCAGCAAAATTACCAAAAGAGAAACAAGCCAATTACTTAGGGACAGTCGAAAAGATTAAGGAAGCCATTGCCCCATACCAAACCAAACAACGCTTTAAAACCTATAAACTCGGTGATGAGATTCAAGGCTTTAAAGTTATTAACACGGCAGGACATACACCGGGACATTTTAGTTATGAACTAAAAACCAACGGTGAATCGGTAGTTTTTATTGGTGACATCGTACATTCACATACAGTTCAATTTGATAAACCAGAAACTGCAATCGAATACGATATAGACCCGAAAAAAGCGGTTCAAACGCGTTTAAAGCAATTTGCTAATTTCGCTAAAAATGGACAAACCATTGCCGCTCCACATTTGCCTTTCCCCGGCATTGGACATATTTATTCAGCAGATGGAAAGAGCTATCAATGGATTCCTGTACATTTTAAAGATTAA
- the metG gene encoding methionine--tRNA ligase — protein sequence MRKILVTNALPYANGPIHMGHLLGYIQADIWVRAMRAMGHDVTYVCADDAHGTAIMLRAEANGISPEAQIANVQKEHIRDFDGFGVHFDHYDSTNSDENKARSEEIYIKNREAGNIAIRPVNQLFDPEKGMFLSDRFIKGTCPKCKSEDQYGDACEVCGTTYNATELENPRSTLSGATPVEKSSDHYFFKLPNFSEYLQKWTRDQGRLPVSIANKLDEWFEAGLSDWDISRDAPYFGFEIPDAPNKYFYVWVDAPIGYMSSFENYIKTKRPDLSFDDFWKKDSDKEVYHFIGKDIVYFHALFWPAMLEGANYRTPSGLFVNGFLTVNGQKMSKSRGTFIKAETYLQHLNPEYLRYYFASKLSDKVEDSDLNLDDFVQKVNSDLVGKVVNIASRCAKFINSNFNNTLSNTCAEPELVQSFIDAGDSIAQAYEAREFSAAVREIMALADKANQYIDEKKPWALAKQEGQEQQVHDVCSVGINLFRQLAIYLAPVLPTLAAQVQSFLQLESFDFASRQQILVAHEIAQFQPLMQRVDPKAVAAMVDASKDSLAAAAEAPKVEKKKEKKAEKKPEPKVGEAEIIGIEDFMKVDLRVAEVLEAATVEGSDKLLQLTLNVGEAEPRNVFSGIREFYQPEDLKGKLVVMVANLAPRKMRFGISNGMVLAAGNGEGVWVISPESGAKAGDKVS from the coding sequence GTGCGTAAAATTTTAGTCACCAATGCCCTTCCTTATGCCAATGGTCCTATCCATATGGGTCACTTACTCGGTTATATCCAAGCAGATATTTGGGTTCGTGCGATGCGTGCAATGGGTCATGACGTGACTTACGTATGTGCGGATGATGCTCATGGTACAGCGATCATGTTACGTGCTGAAGCCAATGGCATCAGCCCTGAAGCGCAAATTGCCAATGTTCAGAAAGAGCACATTCGTGATTTTGATGGTTTTGGCGTGCATTTCGATCACTATGATTCAACCAATAGTGATGAGAACAAAGCGCGTTCAGAAGAAATTTATATTAAGAACCGTGAAGCAGGCAATATCGCAATTCGTCCTGTCAATCAGCTTTTTGATCCTGAAAAAGGCATGTTCCTGTCTGACCGTTTCATTAAAGGCACATGCCCAAAATGTAAATCGGAAGATCAATACGGCGATGCCTGTGAAGTCTGTGGTACAACGTACAATGCAACAGAGTTAGAAAATCCACGCTCAACATTGAGTGGTGCGACCCCTGTTGAGAAATCATCAGATCACTATTTCTTTAAACTTCCGAATTTCTCAGAATACTTACAAAAATGGACGCGTGATCAAGGTCGTTTACCTGTTTCGATTGCCAACAAGCTAGATGAATGGTTTGAAGCAGGTTTATCAGATTGGGATATTTCACGTGATGCGCCTTATTTTGGTTTTGAAATTCCAGATGCGCCAAACAAATATTTCTATGTTTGGGTCGATGCACCAATTGGTTATATGTCGAGTTTTGAAAACTACATCAAAACCAAACGTCCTGATTTAAGTTTTGATGATTTCTGGAAAAAAGACAGTGATAAAGAAGTTTATCACTTCATTGGTAAAGACATTGTTTACTTCCATGCACTGTTCTGGCCTGCAATGCTTGAAGGTGCGAACTACCGCACGCCATCTGGTTTATTCGTTAATGGTTTCTTAACGGTGAACGGTCAGAAGATGTCAAAATCTCGCGGCACATTCATCAAAGCTGAAACTTATTTACAGCACTTGAATCCTGAATATTTACGTTATTACTTTGCTTCTAAGCTTTCTGACAAAGTTGAAGATTCAGATTTGAATTTGGATGACTTCGTACAGAAAGTGAATTCTGACCTTGTCGGTAAAGTGGTGAATATTGCCAGCCGTTGTGCAAAATTTATTAACAGCAATTTCAATAATACGCTTTCTAACACTTGTGCTGAGCCTGAATTGGTTCAAAGCTTTATTGATGCGGGCGATTCAATTGCCCAAGCCTATGAAGCACGTGAATTCTCCGCAGCTGTTCGTGAGATTATGGCGCTTGCGGATAAAGCAAACCAATATATTGATGAGAAAAAGCCTTGGGCGCTTGCAAAGCAAGAAGGTCAAGAACAACAAGTTCATGATGTTTGCTCGGTTGGTATTAACTTATTCCGTCAGCTCGCGATTTACTTGGCTCCTGTTCTTCCAACACTTGCGGCTCAAGTTCAGTCTTTCTTACAACTTGAAAGCTTTGACTTTGCATCACGTCAGCAAATCCTCGTTGCACACGAAATTGCTCAATTCCAACCACTGATGCAGCGTGTTGATCCTAAAGCGGTTGCTGCGATGGTGGATGCATCGAAAGATTCTTTAGCTGCTGCGGCAGAAGCGCCAAAAGTAGAAAAGAAAAAAGAGAAGAAAGCCGAGAAAAAGCCTGAACCTAAAGTAGGTGAAGCTGAAATTATTGGTATTGAAGACTTTATGAAGGTTGACCTTCGTGTAGCTGAAGTTTTAGAAGCTGCAACGGTAGAAGGTTCTGATAAATTACTTCAACTCACTTTAAATGTAGGTGAAGCTGAGCCACGTAATGTGTTTAGTGGTATTCGTGAGTTTTATCAGCCAGAAGATTTAAAAGGCAAATTAGTGGTGATGGTGGCAAACCTTGCACCTCGCAAAATGCGTTTTGGTATTTCTAACGGTATGGTACTTGCCGCAGGTAATGGCGAAGGTGTTTGGGTGATTTCACCTGAATCTGGCGCTAAAGCTGGCGATAAAGTGTCTTAA
- a CDS encoding GNAT family N-acetyltransferase, whose translation MIETPRLILRQWLETDYSSFAEMSANPEVMRYFPKILNRSESDAYIDKLKAIIQKQGWGFWAVELKETQQFIGFVGLHDQPTQFSFSPCVEIGWRLDQAFWGKGYAPEAANAALAFAFDQLKLEKVVSFTTLDNKKSQKVMEKIKMRKITEFQHPALDLNHPLSWHVLYEISKQEFKG comes from the coding sequence ATGATCGAAACACCCAGACTGATTTTACGTCAATGGTTAGAAACAGATTATTCAAGTTTTGCAGAGATGAGCGCTAATCCAGAGGTTATGCGGTATTTTCCAAAAATACTTAATCGATCAGAAAGTGATGCTTATATTGATAAATTAAAAGCAATCATTCAAAAACAAGGTTGGGGTTTTTGGGCAGTGGAATTAAAAGAAACCCAACAATTTATTGGTTTTGTGGGTTTACATGATCAACCCACACAATTTTCCTTTTCACCTTGCGTTGAAATTGGTTGGCGCTTAGATCAAGCTTTTTGGGGGAAAGGTTATGCGCCAGAAGCGGCAAATGCTGCCTTAGCTTTTGCTTTTGATCAGTTGAAACTAGAAAAAGTTGTATCTTTTACCACACTAGATAATAAAAAATCTCAAAAGGTGATGGAGAAGATAAAAATGAGAAAGATCACTGAATTTCAACATCCTGCTTTAGATCTCAATCATCCATTAAGCTGGCATGTGCTGTATGAAATATCTAAACAGGAGTTTAAAGGATAA
- the apbC gene encoding iron-sulfur cluster carrier protein ApbC, giving the protein MSWLSSLKSVFSPAQEVKEDEIQTVLQNYVLPHSENALKDRISQVNVQGRILQLTINTFPQEKDHLQQIHDELAEALEKCGIQELNLHIIQQKHAAHGEAGHSCSSKPKAENSNLPPVMDASPKAEVDPNNPPIQKAAPQQRDVAAHPRIQNVILVSSGKGGVGKSTTTVNLALALQQLGLKVGVLDADIYGPSIPTMLGNAGRTPQIENENFVPLDAYGMAVLSIGHLIGAHNTPVAWRGPKATGALMQLFNQTLWPDLDVLVIDMPPGTGDIQLTLAQRIPVTGAVIVTTPQNVALMDAVKGIELFNRVNIPVLGVIENMSTHICSNCGHEEQIFGIGGGDQLSEQYDIPLLGRLPLDAKIREHADNGKPSVIAQDAAAESYLNIAQAVLKQMDKLPKRQRDENRIF; this is encoded by the coding sequence ATGTCGTGGCTTTCTTCCTTAAAATCTGTTTTTTCACCAGCACAAGAAGTGAAGGAAGATGAAATTCAAACTGTTTTACAAAATTATGTGCTGCCACATTCTGAAAATGCATTAAAAGATCGTATCAGCCAAGTGAATGTACAAGGTCGAATTTTACAACTCACGATTAATACTTTTCCTCAAGAAAAAGATCACTTACAACAGATTCACGATGAACTCGCTGAAGCTCTGGAAAAATGCGGTATCCAAGAGTTAAATTTACATATTATTCAGCAAAAACATGCAGCGCATGGTGAAGCAGGTCATAGCTGCTCATCGAAGCCAAAAGCAGAAAATAGCAATTTACCACCTGTAATGGATGCTTCTCCTAAAGCGGAAGTCGATCCCAATAATCCACCGATTCAAAAAGCTGCACCGCAACAACGCGATGTGGCTGCACATCCACGTATTCAAAATGTAATATTGGTATCGTCGGGAAAAGGTGGGGTCGGTAAATCAACCACGACAGTGAATCTGGCGCTTGCATTGCAACAACTCGGTCTAAAAGTCGGTGTTTTGGATGCAGATATCTATGGTCCAAGTATTCCAACCATGTTGGGGAATGCGGGACGTACTCCACAAATTGAAAATGAAAATTTTGTGCCTTTAGATGCGTACGGTATGGCTGTGCTTTCAATCGGACATTTGATTGGTGCACACAATACACCTGTGGCTTGGCGTGGTCCTAAAGCGACTGGTGCATTGATGCAACTTTTTAACCAAACACTTTGGCCAGATTTAGATGTGTTAGTGATTGATATGCCACCTGGTACAGGTGATATTCAATTGACTTTAGCACAACGCATTCCAGTAACAGGCGCGGTGATTGTCACGACTCCTCAAAATGTTGCACTTATGGATGCGGTAAAAGGAATCGAACTCTTTAACAGAGTAAATATCCCTGTACTCGGTGTTATTGAAAATATGTCGACACATATTTGCTCTAATTGCGGACATGAAGAACAGATCTTTGGGATAGGCGGAGGAGATCAATTGTCTGAGCAATATGATATTCCTTTATTAGGACGTTTACCTTTAGACGCAAAAATTCGTGAACATGCAGATAATGGTAAACCAAGTGTGATTGCTCAGGATGCAGCTGCAGAGAGCTACCTCAATATCGCACAAGCTGTATTAAAACAAATGGATAAATTGCCAAAACGTCAGCGTGATGAAAATCGTATTTTCTAA
- a CDS encoding DUF2062 domain-containing protein — translation MPKKFFNKWLPSSEKVARLKFMRIFGERTLNPLLWYVNRRSIAKAMFIGTFWGILPVPFHSLFIILTVLWFEVNLPIGLCMAWLTNPLTVVPILYLGFWFGTKIYHVHMINTDMLLGVLHQILNWLKNFGHGHIDFSLAKILVSGLVIEAILFAISFYLITHLLWRWSVVNAWKKRKQALQSNNEIKKSL, via the coding sequence ATGCCTAAGAAATTTTTTAATAAGTGGCTGCCTTCATCAGAGAAAGTGGCTCGTCTAAAATTTATGAGAATTTTTGGTGAACGCACCTTAAATCCTTTGCTTTGGTATGTGAACCGTCGTTCTATCGCGAAAGCCATGTTTATTGGAACATTTTGGGGAATATTACCTGTCCCTTTTCATAGCCTATTCATTATTTTGACTGTGTTATGGTTTGAAGTAAACTTGCCTATTGGCCTATGTATGGCTTGGTTAACCAATCCGCTCACTGTCGTTCCAATTCTCTATTTAGGTTTTTGGTTTGGAACTAAAATTTATCATGTACATATGATCAATACGGACATGTTATTGGGTGTTTTACATCAAATTTTGAATTGGCTTAAGAATTTTGGTCATGGCCATATTGATTTCAGCCTTGCAAAGATTTTAGTGTCAGGACTTGTGATTGAAGCGATTTTATTTGCGATCAGTTTTTATTTAATTACACATTTACTTTGGCGTTGGAGCGTAGTGAATGCTTGGAAAAAAAGAAAACAAGCACTGCAATCAAATAATGAAATTAAAAAAAGCCTCTAA
- a CDS encoding LysE family translocator → MISWFFIGLVITILLTPGPTNTLLASSGIQVGLRKSLLLIPAEAIGYILAISAWGMLIGKVSATLPLLPTFLKLLSAGYIIFLAIKLWRTANQEVILNQPTIRPRELLFATLLNPKALLFASAIFPTTAWQAQEIYVAHMSSFVALILPIALFWISVGAVLATNKVKWLSQSNLQRTASVVLISFAIPISYSALINL, encoded by the coding sequence ATGATTTCATGGTTTTTTATTGGTTTAGTGATAACTATTTTGCTCACTCCTGGTCCAACCAATACTTTACTTGCTTCCTCTGGTATTCAGGTGGGATTGCGTAAATCTCTATTGCTGATTCCTGCAGAAGCAATTGGTTATATTCTTGCGATCAGTGCATGGGGAATGTTGATTGGTAAAGTCTCAGCGACATTACCTTTATTACCAACATTTTTAAAACTATTAAGTGCAGGGTATATTATTTTCCTTGCGATTAAATTATGGCGTACAGCAAATCAAGAAGTGATCTTAAATCAACCTACAATAAGACCTAGAGAATTGTTGTTTGCAACACTATTAAATCCTAAAGCTTTATTATTTGCTTCAGCAATTTTCCCAACAACAGCATGGCAAGCGCAAGAAATCTATGTTGCGCATATGAGTAGCTTTGTTGCACTCATTCTTCCAATTGCACTATTTTGGATTTCGGTTGGCGCTGTGTTGGCAACCAATAAAGTAAAATGGTTGTCTCAATCTAACTTACAGCGCACAGCATCAGTTGTACTGATCAGTTTTGCCATTCCTATTAGCTATTCAGCTCTAATCAATCTCTAA
- the dcd gene encoding dCTP deaminase has translation MAIKSDRWIREMSEKHGMIEPYAENQVRFDENGEKLISYGVSSYGYDVRCAREFKVFTNVHSAIVDPKNFDDRSFIDIESDVCIIPPNSFALARTIEYFRIPRNVLTVCLGKSTYARCGIIVNVTPLEPEWEGHVTLEFSNTTNLPARIYAGEGVAQMLFFESDEVCETSYKDRGGKYQGQTGVTLPKT, from the coding sequence ATGGCAATAAAATCTGATCGTTGGATTCGTGAAATGAGCGAAAAACACGGCATGATTGAACCTTATGCAGAGAATCAAGTCCGTTTCGATGAAAACGGAGAAAAGTTGATTTCTTATGGGGTGTCTAGCTATGGCTATGACGTCCGTTGCGCACGTGAATTTAAAGTTTTTACCAATGTTCACTCTGCAATTGTTGATCCGAAAAATTTTGATGATAGAAGTTTTATCGATATCGAATCAGATGTCTGTATTATTCCACCGAACTCATTTGCTCTAGCGCGTACGATTGAATATTTCCGTATCCCACGAAATGTCCTAACAGTATGTTTAGGTAAATCGACTTATGCCCGTTGCGGTATTATCGTGAATGTAACGCCACTAGAGCCTGAGTGGGAAGGTCATGTTACGCTTGAGTTTTCAAATACAACGAATCTCCCAGCACGTATTTATGCGGGTGAAGGTGTTGCACAAATGTTGTTCTTTGAAAGTGATGAAGTTTGTGAAACATCTTATAAAGACCGTGGTGGTAAATACCAAGGTCAAACAGGTGTAACTTTACCGAAAACATGA
- a CDS encoding DUF6160 family protein — translation MKKNNQNHNTAWFALNTLATSMLLINSAHALQSLDDSALRNVNGQDGVHISTSYDEINVDKLYWQDNAGIGTSSRTNSNLQATAENFKIQSTNANVSNLPISNRTPGTDYKINIGSGSGSDAGRTGLDLAISANPSLITIDQFKVCDTESTQRCSAPIGNMAIQTSSVIDLNFKTRDGLFSKDKQATLDLGLKNANIYLGQKDVSNELNQLILKNFNFNFLGKGVMFVDAIGGFRLQTNSDGVGKATIAYNSNGTINLASSTQPDATHGYVDFRRTTDSASSNLRNTGSYGNGVVGAGGDTTNSGLNLEFLLNKDVSKTSPYVLDGTNSPSNAKGLIRVGASGRMVNGYLQLRGLNTTNKNNPDYTGVNYGKSDQSNIVGRTNNLSTDLSLAANNPITTTTGNNIMGSTGIAFRMAAEFTKDNDPMLGSDGKATTLEIGNAGLNTYGFEFGNLTGLVATDRGSFDSGNVYVNLADTRTVLLPANKLFQTSRFGNGNFLTSNNDYVQYIYTDTPNGIAANQNPYSLLVAVRGAEFQAISRRGRFTNSARTNDATGAAVPNIVEHNGTNEWGLALPFYNLNANMAIFGTNVDASTAYAYTSDYKGYNKSPTNKVVVGTGLTPRLGFSLAMSTEGVSSDGSKTTSILVIDGKKIGANNQPVDYYMGLRNIDLLLKGTGNIGVEKGSLNVSLKDLLIVAAAQVAAGYLPGTTYQTCVLSTSNAGCSSSVPANNKVALNNFATSNDVLFGIKLRAGGSMDFSLIPNSEYKSDGTGSSLNIVGDFTLDPKQGNTIQISDPLDGSTLGLDNLTGKMAFNNAIVIAPKANQNGAEGMVSFNSSFTLNPDRTTDGVFRARDINLYPPNTGSGARLGELAITGGRLTSQFGIMPRN, via the coding sequence ATGAAAAAAAATAACCAAAATCACAATACAGCATGGTTTGCATTAAATACTTTAGCAACAAGTATGCTACTCATAAATTCTGCGCATGCATTACAAAGCTTAGATGATAGTGCATTGCGTAATGTTAATGGTCAAGATGGAGTTCATATTTCAACCTCTTATGATGAAATCAATGTTGATAAGCTTTATTGGCAAGATAATGCTGGAATAGGAACTTCGAGTAGAACAAATAGTAATTTACAAGCGACAGCTGAAAATTTTAAGATTCAGTCAACCAATGCTAATGTTTCAAACTTACCTATTTCAAATCGGACTCCAGGGACAGATTATAAAATAAATATAGGCAGTGGTAGCGGTAGTGATGCTGGTAGAACTGGACTAGATTTAGCCATTTCGGCAAATCCTTCTTTAATTACAATTGATCAATTTAAAGTATGTGACACTGAGTCTACTCAGCGTTGCAGCGCCCCAATTGGGAATATGGCAATTCAAACAAGTTCAGTTATTGATCTTAATTTTAAGACTCGTGATGGACTTTTTAGTAAAGATAAGCAAGCAACTTTAGATTTAGGATTGAAAAATGCGAATATCTATTTAGGACAAAAAGATGTTAGTAATGAGCTTAATCAACTCATACTTAAGAACTTTAATTTTAACTTTTTAGGTAAAGGCGTTATGTTTGTAGATGCCATTGGTGGCTTTAGATTACAAACTAATTCCGACGGTGTTGGTAAAGCAACAATTGCATATAATTCTAATGGCACAATAAATTTAGCATCTAGTACTCAACCAGATGCAACACATGGATATGTTGATTTTAGAAGAACTACAGATTCTGCATCTAGTAATTTAAGAAATACTGGCAGTTATGGTAATGGTGTAGTCGGTGCTGGTGGTGATACAACAAACTCAGGTTTAAATTTAGAATTTTTACTGAATAAAGATGTAAGCAAAACTTCACCTTATGTTCTTGATGGGACTAATAGTCCAAGTAATGCCAAGGGATTAATACGTGTTGGCGCAAGTGGTCGAATGGTAAATGGTTATTTACAGTTGAGAGGCTTGAATACAACAAATAAGAATAATCCAGATTATACTGGAGTAAATTATGGTAAATCAGATCAAAGTAATATTGTTGGTAGAACTAACAACTTAAGCACTGATTTATCATTAGCAGCAAATAATCCTATTACTACAACAACTGGAAATAATATTATGGGGAGTACAGGCATTGCTTTCCGTATGGCTGCTGAATTTACTAAAGATAATGATCCAATGTTGGGAAGTGATGGTAAGGCAACTACGCTAGAAATTGGTAATGCAGGTTTAAATACTTATGGTTTTGAATTTGGAAATTTAACTGGATTAGTAGCGACTGATCGTGGTTCATTTGATAGTGGCAATGTATATGTGAATCTAGCTGATACTCGAACAGTTTTATTACCTGCAAATAAACTTTTCCAAACCAGTCGATTTGGTAATGGTAATTTTTTAACTAGTAATAATGATTATGTTCAATATATCTATACAGACACTCCAAATGGTATCGCTGCAAATCAAAATCCTTATAGTTTACTAGTAGCTGTTCGAGGTGCTGAATTCCAAGCAATATCTCGTCGAGGTCGTTTTACAAATAGTGCTCGAACAAATGATGCAACTGGCGCAGCAGTTCCAAATATTGTAGAGCATAATGGTACTAATGAATGGGGACTAGCATTACCTTTTTATAATTTAAATGCCAACATGGCGATTTTTGGTACCAATGTTGATGCATCTACTGCTTATGCTTATACGTCTGATTATAAAGGCTATAATAAATCACCTACAAATAAAGTTGTTGTTGGCACAGGTTTAACACCGCGTCTAGGTTTTTCACTGGCCATGAGTACTGAGGGTGTAAGTTCTGATGGAAGTAAAACAACATCAATTTTAGTAATTGATGGTAAAAAAATAGGTGCTAACAATCAACCTGTTGATTATTATATGGGGTTGCGTAATATTGATTTATTACTCAAAGGCACTGGTAATATTGGTGTAGAAAAGGGTAGTTTAAACGTTAGTTTAAAAGATTTACTTATTGTGGCTGCAGCGCAAGTTGCTGCTGGATATCTACCAGGGACAACTTACCAAACTTGTGTATTGTCTACATCAAATGCAGGATGTAGTAGCTCTGTTCCAGCTAATAATAAAGTAGCATTAAATAATTTTGCTACATCAAATGATGTGCTATTTGGTATTAAGTTACGCGCTGGCGGTAGCATGGATTTTTCACTTATACCAAATAGTGAGTATAAGTCGGATGGAACTGGGAGTAGTTTAAATATTGTTGGTGATTTTACTTTAGACCCAAAACAAGGTAATACAATTCAAATTAGTGATCCTCTTGATGGTTCTACACTCGGTTTAGATAATTTAACGGGTAAAATGGCATTTAATAATGCAATTGTAATTGCCCCAAAAGCGAACCAGAATGGTGCTGAAGGGATGGTTAGTTTTAATTCGTCTTTTACATTGAACCCAGATCGTACTACTGATGGTGTTTTTCGTGCGAGAGATATAAATCTATATCCACCTAATACTGGTTCTGGCGCTCGTTTAGGTGAATTAGCAATCACTGGCGGTAGATTAACTAGCCAATTTGGTATTATGCCACGTAATTAA